A genome region from Erigeron canadensis isolate Cc75 chromosome 3, C_canadensis_v1, whole genome shotgun sequence includes the following:
- the LOC122593125 gene encoding NADH dehydrogenase [ubiquinone] 1 beta subcomplex subunit 3-A: protein MFSLFKKSPPKELGPTGEFFKRRDAWRRHPMLNHQFRHATPGLGIALVAFGIYVVGEMAYDKIYASPASHSTSPSESHH, encoded by the coding sequence ATGTTTTCGTTGTTTAAAAAATCACCACCAAAAGAATTAGGACCGACGGGTGAGTTTTTCAAAAGAAGAGATGCGTGGAGGAGGCACCCGATGCTAAATCATCAATTCCGTCACGCCACTCCTGGTCTCGGTATCGCGCTTGTCGCCTTCGGTATCTACGTCGTCGGCGAGATGGCTTACGACAAGATCTACGCCTCTCCTGCTTCTCACTCCACCTCACCTTCTGAGTCTCACCACTGA